DNA sequence from the Halobacterium sp. DL1 genome:
CGAAGTCGGTCGGGAACACGGCGACGCATCTCCGCGCGGTGCAGGTGCCGTTCAACGTCTACATGGCCGACGCGTTCACCTGCGATGCGCAGTCGGGGCCGGAGGGTGACCAGAGCGTGCTGTGGTTCGCCCACGAGGCGGGGCTCAACGTGTTCACGTCCGCGAGTCTCGCGCAGGGCGAGGTGGTTCAGGGGATCCCCGACGCCGTCGACGCGAAGCTCTCGGGAGAGACGGCTGCCCAGCGCGGCCTCAACTTCGCGCGGAGCGCGCCAGGCGTCACGTCGGCGCTCGCGGGCACGACGAACCCGGACCACGTCCGCGAGAACGTCGCCGCTGGCGCCGTCGAACCGCTGGGTGCGGACGCCTTCGACGCCGTCTTCGAGTAGCTCAGCGGAGCTGTTTCCACTCGCGACCGCAGTCGGGGCAGGCCCGCCGCCAGCCGACGCCGCCCCGGTCACGGGTGGTCAACTGCCTGTTGCAGTCCTCACACACCAGTCGCTCGTACGTGTCCTTCCGCACCGCACCGGAGCGTAGCGCCTTGGTCACCGAACTCATGGCACATCGTTGCCCACACAGTACCTTCAGTAAACGCCGGCTAACACCCGGGATACGGCCCGCTCCGGAACCACAACTGTTGAGGCGTCGGCCCGTCAACTCCGGCCGTGTCCACTCCGTCAGCCGGGAGCGACGCGGGGCGCGTCCGCCTGTTCGGGTCGCTGCTCGCGCTCGTGTTCCTCGTGAACTTCGGGCGCGTCGTCTTCGCGCCGCTCGTCGCACCCCTCGAGTCGGAGTTCATGGCGAGCGAAGCGGCCGTCGGCCTCGTCGCGACGCTGGCGTGGCTCGGCAGCGCGCTCCCGCGCCTGCCGACGGGCTACCTGCTGACGCGCGTCGAGCGCCACCGGGTCGTCCTCGGGACGGGCCTCCTGCTCGCCGTCTCCTCGCTGGGGATGACGTTCGCGCCCACCATCGAGTTCGTGATGCTCGGCGCGCTGCTCGTCGGCCTCGCCTCGGGGGCGTACTTCGTCGCGGCGAACCCCCTCATCAGCGAACTGTTCCCCCAGCGCGTCGGCCGCGTCGTCGGCGTCCACGGCACCGCCTCGCAGCTAGCGGCCGTCGTCGCGCCCGTGCTCGTGGGGCTGTTGCTCGCGCGCTACGACTGGCGCGCGCCGTTCTGGCTGCTCTCCGCGGCCGCCCTCGTCGTCACCGCCGTCATCTACGTCTTCGCGGGGCGCGCTGACCTGCCGGAGGCCGGGAACGCCGACCGCAACCTGCTCGGCGCCATCCGCCGCCAGTACCGCATCGTCCTGCTCGGCGTCGTCGTCGTCGGCACCGCCGGCTTCGTCTGGAACGGCTTCTTCAACTTCTACATCAAGTACCTCACTAGCACGAAGGACGTCTCCGCGGGGACGGCCCAGACGCTGCTCACCGTCGTGTTCGCGGCCGGTGTCCCCGCGTTCTGGTACACCGGCCGCCTCGCCGACCGCTTCCGCCACGTCCCACTGATGCTGACGGTGCTCGGCGGCTTCGTCCTCTCCCTGCTGGCGATGACCGTCGTCGAGAGCGTGGTCGGCGTGGCGCTCGTCTCGTTCGTGCTCGGCTACGCCATCCACAGCCTCTTCCCGGCCATCGACACGTTCCTGCTCGACAGCCTCCCGGACGCCGACCGCGCCAGCGCGTACGCCGGCTACAGCGGGGCGATGATGGTCGCGCAGGCGTTCGGGAGCGTCGTCGTCGGCACGCTGCTCGGGATGGAGTACGGCTACGACCTCGTCTTCCGCGTCGGCGCCCTCGGTGTCGGCGTGCTCCTCGTCGGCCTGGTCGTCCTCTACCGGGCCGACCGCCTGCCCGCTGGCGCAAGCTAGTTGGGACGCGCGTCCACAGACGGTGTATGGACTACACGCAGGAGCGCGTGGCGACGCTCCACGACTACGGGGGTGCCAACCCGGCCGCGCCGACGGACCGCGCCGCCGTGGTGGTGCCGATGACGGACCGGGAGTACGCCGGTCTCGCCCCCGAGCGCGTCTTCTCGGAGCTGGAGACCGTCGACCCCGCGGAGGTCGTGGTGCCGCTGCGCGCGCCCGCCGAGCGCGTCCCCGAGTTCCGGGCGTGGCTCGACGGATTCGACGTCGACCTCACCGTGCTCTGGTGTGACGGCCCGCGCGTCGAATCGCTGCTCGCGGAGGCGGACCTCGACGGCGCGCGCGGGAAGGGCCGGGACGTCTGGCTGGCGCTCGGCGTCGCCGCCGACAACGACTACGTGGTCGTCCACGACGCAGACACGACGACGTACGAGGCCCGCGACGTCCGCAAACTCCTGTTCCCGCTCTCGGCGGGCTTCGAGTTCTCGAAGGGCTACTACGCCCGCGTGGAGAACGACCGGCTGTACGGCCGGCTGTTCCGCCTGTTCTACGAGCCACTCGTGGCCGCCCTGGACGACGCCCACGACCACGAGGTGCTGTCGTTCCTCGGCGCGTTCCGCTACGCGCTCGCCGGGGAGTGCGCGATGACCGGCGACGTCGCCCGCGGGCTCCGCGTGCAGCGCAAGTGGGGTCTCGAGGTCGGGACGCTCGGTGAGGCGTTCCGCCTCGCGGGGACCGAGGGCGCTGCGCAGGTGGACCTCGGGCGCTACGAGCACGACCACCGCGCTGTCTCCGGACCGACCGGACTCTCAGAGATGAGCGAGGGCGTCGGGAGCGCGCTGTTCCGCGCGCTCGAGGACGCCGGCGTGGACGTCGAGTACGACACGCTGCCCGAGCGCTACCTGGACCACGCCGAACGGTTCGTGCGGGCCTACGGCGCCGACGCCGCGTTCAACGACCTGGACTACGACGCCGCGGACGAGCGACAACAGACCGAGACGTACGCCGGGGCCATCGACGCGCCCGGTCCGGATACCCGCCTGCCGGCCTGGGAGGACGCGCCCCTCGACCCCGACGAGGTCGCGGCGGCCGCCGCGGCGGACGCGGAGGATTGAAGCCACGCGGGCGACACCCCAGTCCATGGACGGCGACGAACTCGCGGGCATCGCGGACCTCTTCGGCGGGCTGACCCGCGAGGAACTCGACGACGCACTCGACGAACTGGCGTTCAAACGCGGCGAGGATGTCGCGGACGGCGACGCGGACGTGGAGGCGGCGCTCCGGGACTACTACCTCGTGGCAGTCGAGCACGACGATGAGGCGCTGCTCGCGCCCGGCCCAGTGGCGTTCCCCGAGCTCCCCGAGAACGCCGCCGACCTCCCGCACATCATGGACGTCGAGCGACGGCGCATCGACCGCGAGGCGCTCGCCGACGCGGTCAGGGAGCGACTGGAAGCCGACGCCGCCGGGGCCGACGACGAGCGCGCCCGCTACCTCGTCGACGTGACCTACGACGCGGAGGCGTGGGCGCCCGTCGAACTCGAGGCGGTCCGGCAACGATTGACCGGCGACGCGTGAGTTAAGGGCGTCGCGTCCGTCTCCGCCACCATGGACCTCTCGCGGGTGGCCGCCCACCGTCCGAAGCAGATCACGGACGAGGAGCGGGACGCGGCGGTGCTCGTCCCCGTCGTCGAGCGCGAGGCGGGCCCCGCGCTGCTGTTCACGATGCGCGCCGACCACCTCGGCGAACACCCCGGCCAGATGAGTTTCCCGGGTGGCGGCCGGGAGCCAAGCGACGCGGACCTCCGGGAGACGGCGGCCCGCGAGGCCGACGAGGAGATCGGTCTGCGCCGCGAGGAGCTCTCCTTCGTCGGGCAACTGGACGACATCAGCACCGTCAGCAGCTACGCCGTGACGCCGTTCGTCGGCCGCGTCCCGGACCGCGACTACGTTCCCGACGAGCGCGAGGTCGACGAGGTCGTCGTGCTCCCGATATCGGGGCTCACGGAGCCGGCGAACTACGAACTCGAGAAGCGCCGCCACCCGTCGTACGGCGAGGCGCTCGTCCACTTCTTCCACGTCAACGACTACACCGTCTGGGGGGCCACCGGCCGCATGCTCGTGCAGTTCCTCGAACTCGCCTGCGACTGGACGCCGCCCGACCGCGACCCGGACGTCGTCGAGATGGACCCGGACGTGTAGGAAACACGCTGAAGGTGACACGGCCCCAATAGCCGCCGATGTCCGACTCGCCGACCGTCGCAGTACTCGGGGGAGGAATCGGCGGCCTGACCGCGGCCCACGAGCTCGCCGAGCGCGGCTTCGACGTGACCGTCTACGAGGCCAACGACCGCGTCGGCGGGAAGGCCCGCTCCATCCCGATATCGGACGACGAGGCGGGGCTGCTGGGCGAGCACGGCTTCCGCTTCTTCCCCGCCTACTACCGCAACGTCGTGGACACGATGGAGCGCATCCCGGACGGTGACGGGACCGTCGCGGACCACCTTGTCGCGACCAGCGAGACGCTCGTCGCGGGGACCGGTGACCTCGCGGTCCGCGCGTCCACGGAGCGCCCGTCGACGCCCCGCGAGTGGTTGGACGCCTTCCGGCCCCAGATCGCGGGCGGCTCCGTGCCGCGCCACGAGATAGCCCACTTCCTCTCGCGGCTCGCCGTGTTGCTGACGAGCTGCCGGGAGCGCCGCGAGGACGAGTTCGAGCGCACGTCGTGGTGGGAGTTCATCGACGCCGCGGAGATGTCCCCCGCGTACCAGAAACACCTCGCGGCGTCCACGCAGGCGCTGGTCGCGCTCCGGCCGGAGGTGGGGAGCGCGCGCACCGTCGGCACCATCTACCTCCAGTTGCTGTTCGGCCAGTTCGACCCCGACAGGCCCGCCGAGCGCGTGCTCGACGGCCCGACGAGCGAGGTGTGGTTCGACCCGTGGGTCGCGTACCTCCGCGACCTGGGCGTCTCCATCGAACTCGAGGCCCCCGTCACGGCCATCGAGAGCGACGGCGAGCGGGTGACCGGCGCCGTGGTGGACGGCGAGCGCGTCACCGCGGACTACTACGTCGCCGCGCTCCCCGTGGAGGTGATGCGGCGCCTCGTCACGCCCGACCTGCGCCGCGCCGCGCCCTCCCTGGCGGGCGTCGACCACGTCGAGACCGCGTGGATGAACGGCGTCCAGTTCTACCTCGACCGCGACGTCCCCATCGTGGGCGGACACGCCGTCTACGTCGACTCGCCGTGGGCGCTCACGTCCATCAGCCAGCGCCAGTTCTGGGTCGACCACGACCCCGTCGCGCGCTCCGGCGGCGAGGTCGAGGGCGTGCTCTCCGTCATCGCCTCCGACTGGGACACCCCCGGCGTGCTGTACGGCAAGCCCGCCAGGGAGTGCACGCGCGAGGAGGTCGTCGAGGAGATCTGGGCGCAGGTGCAGTCCCACCTCGGCCCCGAGGAACTTCCCGACGAGGCCCGCGTCTCGCACTTCCTCGACCCGGCGCTCGGGCAGGGAGAGGGCGGACTGACGAACGACGCGCCGCTGGTCATCAACACGGTGGGGAGCCTCCGCCACCGGCCCGAGGCCGGGACGGAGGCCGAGAACTTCGTGCTCGCGGCCGACTACGTGCGCGTCGAGACGGACCTGGCGACGATGGAGGCCGCCAACGAGGCCGGCCGCCGAGCCGCCAACGCGGTCCTCTCCCGGTCCCGCGTGCACGCCCGCCCCTGTGAGGTGTGGGGGCTGGACGAACCCGCCGTCTTCGACCCGCTGAAGCGCCAGGACAGGCTCCGCTACGAACTCGGCCTCCCCCATCCCGGCGAGGTGGGCCACGACGCCTGGGCGGTTCTCAACTCGCTGCGGCCGTAATTCGCGATGGCGACAGCCTTTTGCCGGTCTGTCCGGTAGCCGGGGTATGGTCGCAGAGACGATGGATCGAGTTCCGCTACTGTACTGAGAGTCAACTGCGTCTCGCGGCCCGGGGTGAACTGTCGTGTTGAGAAGCGACAGCCACGCCGCGGTCGCGGGCGTCGACGCCGTCGCGCTGAAACCCGCCGAGACTGACTACCGACGCATCCCGGAGCTCCACGAGGCGCTCGACACGGTTGTCATCGACTACGAGGGCCACGAGCACCTCCCGGAGTTCGACGCCGTCGCGGACCTCGCGAACGGCGACCGCGAGGTTCGGCTCACGACGCCCGTCCGCGCGGACGGCTTCGACCCTCTCGGAGACGACTCGCTGGCCACCGAACTCCCCGAGCACGTCGGTCGCGTGGTCGTCGCCGGCCACGGCGCCTACCTCTCCGAGGCCGAGGCCGAGCGCGCGGTCGCTCCCCGGTTCGGCGCCGCCGTGACGGCCGACGCGGACGCCTGGGTCGGGACGGAGGGCGTCGAGCGCGCCGCGCTCGCGACGGGCGCGACCCAGTTCGAGTTGCTCGCCCGGCAGACCGAACGGGCCGTCCGCTCGCTGCGAGCGGCGGGGTACGACGGCGAGATAGCGGTCTACGCGCCCACCGTGCTGAGCGACGACGAGAACGAGATACTGGACGCAGTCGGCGCGTATACGGCGCGACGGAAACCAGTGGCGCGCGCGTTGCCCGATGGCGCAGCCGCGGACGGGACCGCCGACGGCCGCGCCCGCGAGGTGCTGTCGAAGGCCGTGCGGGACTACGCCCTGGTGGGCGACGAGGAAACCGTCCGCGAACGCGTCGAAGCGCTCCGCGAGGCGGGCGTCGACACCGTTGTCGCCTATCCCGCGGCCGGCATCGACGCCTTCCTGGCCTGATTACTCGACGGTGACGAGGAACGTCTTCCCGCCGCGGCGCTCGAGGAACGCGTCGTCGGCGTGGCTGTCGGCGTAGGCGGCGACCCCCGCGGCGGTCATCTCCGACACCTCGATGCGCCGTTCCGAACTGTCGGCCCTGCGCGGCGAGCGTCGGCGTCTTCCTTGGAGTGACATATCTGGAAATCAGACGGTATCCGCTTTAACCTCACCCGTGCGGGGTGAAAGTGAAACTAACTGCAGGCGTCCGGGCGCCGCGTCCGCGGCAGTTATGCGGGTGCCACCGTACGAACTGGTATGGACGACTCACGCAGCGACCCGGAGAGGCGGGTCGCGGTGGTCGGTGGCGGCGCGGTGGGTCTCACCGCAGCCCACGACCTCGCGACGCGGGACGCCGCCGTGACGCTGTACGAGGCCAGAAAGGTCGGCGGTGAGAGCACCGGACGGGCCGCTGGCATTCTCTACGACGCGTTCGCCGAGGACGTCGACGCCCGCATCGGTGCGCGCGCCATCGAGCGGTTTCGTGAGCTCTCGGGCGACGGCGACTTTGCGCTCCGCGAGACGCCGTACCTCTGGTTCGTCACCGAACCTGGCGCGAAGGCTGCGGCCATCCGCGACCAGGTCGCGGGGATGCAGCGCCACGGCCGTCGCGTCGAGCGAATCGACGCCGGAACGATCTCCGAGCGCTTCCCTGCGCTCCGGACCGACGACGTGGTCGAAGCTGCCATCGCTCGGGACGCTGGCGTGGCGGACACGAGCGCGTACGCCGACCTGCTCGCGTCGAAGGCAGCGGACGCGGGCGTCGAGGTGCTGGAGCAGACGCGGGCGGCGGTCCGGACCGACCCACCCCGCGTGAACGGCGAGCGCTACGACGCCGTGCTGGTCGCGGCGGGTGCGCACACGAAGCGCCTGCTCGCCGACGCCGGCCTCTCGGTTCCGCTGAAGCCGTACCGCGTGCAGGCGCTCACCGCCGGTGGCCCCGGCGAGATGCCGACGTTCTACGACGCGACCGGGGGCTACTACGCCAGACCGCACCCGACGGGGGTGCTCGCGGGCGACGGCACCGAACCCGTCGAGGCGGACCCGGAGTCCTACGACCGGGCGGGCGACGACTGGTTCGTGGACGCGATGCGCGACCGTCTCACCGACCGGCTCCCGGGCTACGACCCCGACGTGGAGCGGGCGTGGGCGGGCCTCTGCACCGCCACGCCGGACCGCGACCCCCTGCTCGGCGAACTCACGGACGGGCTCTTCGTCGCCGCTGGCTGGCAGGGCCACGGCTTCATGCGCGCGCCGGCCACGGGCGAAGCAATCGCAGAACAGATGCTCGGTGGTGACGGCATCCCCGCGTTCGACCCGGCGCGGTTCACCGGCGACGAGTCCTTCGATATCGTCGAGGGGATGACCGTCGAGTAGCTACTCGAGCGGGACGTCGTCGTGGTCCGACTCGTCCTCCGGTTCGCTGGCGTGTGCGCCACTCTCGGCGGTCGGTTCACCCGCCTCGACGTCCTCGTCCTGAGTTCCCTCGGTGACGTCGATGCGGGTGCTGTCGCCCTCGCCCTTCGGCAGGAAGACGTACAGCGTGCCGTCGTCGTTCAGTTCGGCGTGCGCGCTGTCGGCCTCTACGACGGCGTCGCCGGGCAGACGCGTTTCGCCATCCAGGGCCAGGCCGCGGCCGGGAAACAGCATGTCGAACCCCTCGCGGTACTCCCGGAAGCGGTCGACGCGTACCGACACCGTGTTGTCCGCGTAGTTCACCTGGACGTCGCTGGTCAGCGCGCCCGGGACGTCGAAGACGACGAGGTACTCGTCGTCGCTCTCCAGGACGTCGACCGGGAGCGGCGACTCCTCCTGGAACTGTGAGGCAGCCTGCCCCATCCGGCGCAGCACCGCGCCGCCGACCGCTTCGGCGAGCCTGCGTCCCCTCATAGCTCGATCTCCTCCAGCGGCTCGGTCTCCCGGCAGTACGGGCACGCGAAGTCCGACAGCCCGACGCTGTCGGGCATGTCGTACGTGTAGTGCATCTCGAACATGTCCATCTCGCAGTCGTCGTTCGTACAGCGGACCTCGAGCGTGGCGGGCATACCTCGACGTTGGGACGCCGTGGGCATAAAGCGGCCGGCCGCGGTGGGACGACCCCTGCCACCGGAACACGAAAGTGGCCCCAGTGGCACGTTCTCCCGTGCCACCGACCCCCGGATTCCGGTCGCTCCCCGAGCGCGCCAGGTGGTTCGCCTCGACGGTCGCGTCGACGCACGCCACCCGATTCGTCCTCGCGGCGGCCGTCGTCTCGGGACTGCTCACCGCCCTCGTCTTCCCCGCCAGGAACCCCGGGCAGGTCGCGCTCGCTAGCGACGTCTACTACGCCGCCGGCCGCGCCCTCCTCGACGGCCAGCCGCTGTACGACACCGGCTTCCTCTACCCGCCTCCGGTTGCCGTCGCCTTCGTCCCGAACGCCCTCCTCGGCAGCGCCACTCTCGCCTTCTCCGTCCAGATACTGGTCGGTGTGGTCGCACTCGGCGCCGTCGCCGTGGTCTGCGTCCGTCTCACCGAGCGGGCGGGCGCCACCCTCGACCCTACCGACCGCTGGCTCGTCGGCGCTGCCGTCCTCGTCAGTT
Encoded proteins:
- a CDS encoding MFS transporter, producing MSTPSAGSDAGRVRLFGSLLALVFLVNFGRVVFAPLVAPLESEFMASEAAVGLVATLAWLGSALPRLPTGYLLTRVERHRVVLGTGLLLAVSSLGMTFAPTIEFVMLGALLVGLASGAYFVAANPLISELFPQRVGRVVGVHGTASQLAAVVAPVLVGLLLARYDWRAPFWLLSAAALVVTAVIYVFAGRADLPEAGNADRNLLGAIRRQYRIVLLGVVVVGTAGFVWNGFFNFYIKYLTSTKDVSAGTAQTLLTVVFAAGVPAFWYTGRLADRFRHVPLMLTVLGGFVLSLLAMTVVESVVGVALVSFVLGYAIHSLFPAIDTFLLDSLPDADRASAYAGYSGAMMVAQAFGSVVVGTLLGMEYGYDLVFRVGALGVGVLLVGLVVLYRADRLPAGAS
- a CDS encoding glycosyl transferase family 2, whose amino-acid sequence is MDYTQERVATLHDYGGANPAAPTDRAAVVVPMTDREYAGLAPERVFSELETVDPAEVVVPLRAPAERVPEFRAWLDGFDVDLTVLWCDGPRVESLLAEADLDGARGKGRDVWLALGVAADNDYVVVHDADTTTYEARDVRKLLFPLSAGFEFSKGYYARVENDRLYGRLFRLFYEPLVAALDDAHDHEVLSFLGAFRYALAGECAMTGDVARGLRVQRKWGLEVGTLGEAFRLAGTEGAAQVDLGRYEHDHRAVSGPTGLSEMSEGVGSALFRALEDAGVDVEYDTLPERYLDHAERFVRAYGADAAFNDLDYDAADERQQTETYAGAIDAPGPDTRLPAWEDAPLDPDEVAAAAAADAED
- a CDS encoding NUDIX hydrolase, whose amino-acid sequence is MDLSRVAAHRPKQITDEERDAAVLVPVVEREAGPALLFTMRADHLGEHPGQMSFPGGGREPSDADLRETAAREADEEIGLRREELSFVGQLDDISTVSSYAVTPFVGRVPDRDYVPDEREVDEVVVLPISGLTEPANYELEKRRHPSYGEALVHFFHVNDYTVWGATGRMLVQFLELACDWTPPDRDPDVVEMDPDV
- a CDS encoding phytoene dehydrogenase, which produces MSDSPTVAVLGGGIGGLTAAHELAERGFDVTVYEANDRVGGKARSIPISDDEAGLLGEHGFRFFPAYYRNVVDTMERIPDGDGTVADHLVATSETLVAGTGDLAVRASTERPSTPREWLDAFRPQIAGGSVPRHEIAHFLSRLAVLLTSCRERREDEFERTSWWEFIDAAEMSPAYQKHLAASTQALVALRPEVGSARTVGTIYLQLLFGQFDPDRPAERVLDGPTSEVWFDPWVAYLRDLGVSIELEAPVTAIESDGERVTGAVVDGERVTADYYVAALPVEVMRRLVTPDLRRAAPSLAGVDHVETAWMNGVQFYLDRDVPIVGGHAVYVDSPWALTSISQRQFWVDHDPVARSGGEVEGVLSVIASDWDTPGVLYGKPARECTREEVVEEIWAQVQSHLGPEELPDEARVSHFLDPALGQGEGGLTNDAPLVINTVGSLRHRPEAGTEAENFVLAADYVRVETDLATMEAANEAGRRAANAVLSRSRVHARPCEVWGLDEPAVFDPLKRQDRLRYELGLPHPGEVGHDAWAVLNSLRP
- a CDS encoding luciferase, producing the protein MLRSDSHAAVAGVDAVALKPAETDYRRIPELHEALDTVVIDYEGHEHLPEFDAVADLANGDREVRLTTPVRADGFDPLGDDSLATELPEHVGRVVVAGHGAYLSEAEAERAVAPRFGAAVTADADAWVGTEGVERAALATGATQFELLARQTERAVRSLRAAGYDGEIAVYAPTVLSDDENEILDAVGAYTARRKPVARALPDGAAADGTADGRAREVLSKAVRDYALVGDEETVRERVEALREAGVDTVVAYPAAGIDAFLA
- a CDS encoding sarcosine oxidase, coding for MDDSRSDPERRVAVVGGGAVGLTAAHDLATRDAAVTLYEARKVGGESTGRAAGILYDAFAEDVDARIGARAIERFRELSGDGDFALRETPYLWFVTEPGAKAAAIRDQVAGMQRHGRRVERIDAGTISERFPALRTDDVVEAAIARDAGVADTSAYADLLASKAADAGVEVLEQTRAAVRTDPPRVNGERYDAVLVAAGAHTKRLLADAGLSVPLKPYRVQALTAGGPGEMPTFYDATGGYYARPHPTGVLAGDGTEPVEADPESYDRAGDDWFVDAMRDRLTDRLPGYDPDVERAWAGLCTATPDRDPLLGELTDGLFVAAGWQGHGFMRAPATGEAIAEQMLGGDGIPAFDPARFTGDESFDIVEGMTVE
- a CDS encoding heat-shock protein Hsp20, producing the protein MRGRRLAEAVGGAVLRRMGQAASQFQEESPLPVDVLESDDEYLVVFDVPGALTSDVQVNYADNTVSVRVDRFREYREGFDMLFPGRGLALDGETRLPGDAVVEADSAHAELNDDGTLYVFLPKGEGDSTRIDVTEGTQDEDVEAGEPTAESGAHASEPEDESDHDDVPLE